In Helianthus annuus cultivar XRQ/B chromosome 9, HanXRQr2.0-SUNRISE, whole genome shotgun sequence, the following are encoded in one genomic region:
- the LOC110878677 gene encoding MORC family CW-type zinc finger protein 3 gives MAELCHKSQEVHKEDEDGFQCYVLLVQDRKSICRVRCSEPAIAVYRSWEVITYIKEEHVPSGLHCTNIYPAWEDARQTNEWPKFLGYLKTSRKAAFVSTESGQLYILPSRLNEEYSHAVVRYLTHGHGVTRSQIHVKSEDHKSKEMPESRTDDRSRSENSATSLTGPRKNYACAHPSYLKTLAQSHSDWIFGAIAEFVDNSRDAKATMFDISIDMIYSRVVGKDIPMLAILDDGHGMSHEEIMKMMSFGRKEPNANDPNCIGRYGVGFKTGAMRLGRDALVLTQTTNSRSIAFLSQSLNEDKDNIEIPIVTYSRKGQYMEVDTNIQTETSSNNNLKAIMEFSPFNEYFIGEKAGLFDRQGTGTQIYIWNLDEWGSEYSLEWVNTNGSSSFYQGDIYIRSRRPRSRLGQMTKEVPLDYSLRSYLEVIFLDPRMKIKVQGSLVKSRPLAKFLHKTSIENGFVSEKPVQLILGHSQLDLEQGNCGIFLYWHGRLIEAYKRVGSMIHNGEKSHGLVGVIDVTDVMDDDSGRVWVHNNKQGFVDCEPYALLEDWLSEKADDYLDNTVDKVNVKKGGVRYKPDREWVQCNKCRKWRTLPTDFDSRTLPLEWFCYMKPVNGKCEMPEQKLDSGVITISSQRTGYNCKENSAESEHEDDRQPLKRLRRGSKI, from the exons AAGATGAAGATGGTTTTCAATGTTATGTTCTGCTAGTGCAAGATCGAAAAAGTATATGtcgtgtcagatgctcagaaccagcaaTTGCAGT TTATCGGAGTTGGGAAGTTATCACATACATAAAGGAAGAACATGTTCCCTCCGGATTACATTGCACTAATATCTACCCAGCTTGGGAGGATGCACGGCAAACAAATGAATGGCCAAAGTTCTTGGGTTACCTCAAAACTTCTAGAAAG GCTGCTTTTGTAAGCACTGAGAGTGGTCAGCTGTACATTCTTCCTTCCAGACTGAATGAAGAATACAGTCATGCAGTGGTTCGGTACTTAACACATGGACATGGTGTCACCAGAAGCCAAATTCATGTCAAATCTG AAGATCATAAATCTAAAGAGATGCCTGAGTCAAGAACTGATGATCGTAGCAGATCTGAGAATAGTGCAACAAGTTTAACTGGTCCAAGGAAGAACTATGCATGCGCCCATCCTAGTTATTTGAAAACCCTTGCTCAAAGCCATTCTGACTGGATTTTTGGTGCTATTGCTGAATTCGTGGACAATTCAAGAGATGCCAAAGCAACAAT GTTCGATATTTCTATTGACATGATATACTCTCGCGTTGTTGGTAAGGATATACCAATGCTGGCAATTTTAGATGATGGTCACGGGATGAGCCATGAGGAGATTATGAAAATGATGTCATTTGGTCGCAAGGAACCTAACGCAAATGATCCAAATTGTATTGGAAGATATGGTGTTGGATTTAAG ACTGGAGCAATGAGACTTGGCAGAGATGCATTGGTTCTTACCCAGACAACAAATTCCAGATCAATTGCTTTTCTTTCCCAATCACTAAATGAAGACAAAGAT AATATTGAGATCCCGATTGTAACATATTCTCGGAAAGGACAATATATGGAAGTTGATACCAATATCCAGACTGAAACTTCATCAAACAACAACTTGAAAGCCATAATGGAATTTTCACCATTCAATGAATACTTTATTGGTGAAAAAGCAGGCTTGTTTGACAGGCAAGGTACTGGGACACAAATATACATCTGGAATTTGGATGAATGGGGTTCTGAGTATTCTCTTGAATGGGTCAACACGAATGGAAGTAGTTCTTTCTATCAAGGTGACATTTATATTCGCTCACGTAGGCCCAGATCTCGTCTGGGTCAGATGACTAAAGAG GTTCCACTGGACTATTCACTCAGATCCTATTTAGAAGTCATCTTCTTAGATCCAAGGATGAAGATAAAAGTCCAAGGGTCATTG GTTAAAAGCAGGCCTTTAGCAAAGTTTCTACACAAGACCAGCATAGAAAATGGTTTTGTATCGGAAAAACCAGTTCAGCTCATTCTTGGACACTCTCAACTAGACCTGGAGCAGGGTAATTGTGGAATTTTTTTATATTGGCACGGCCGGTTGATCGAG GCTTACAAAAGAGTTGGGAGCATGATACATAATGGCGAAAAAAGTCATGGGCTTGTTGGAGTCATTGACGTGACTGATGTGATG GATGATGATAGTGGTCGGGTTTGGGTGCATAACAACAAACAAGGGTTTGTAGATTGTGAACCTTATGCTTTGCTTGAGGATTGGCTTAGTGAAAAGGCAGATGACTACTTGGATAACACTGTCGACAAGGTCAATGTG AAAAAAGGTGGAGTGCGGTACAAACCTGATCGTGAGTGGGTGCAGTGTAACAAGTGTAGGAAATGGAGAACGCTACCTACTGATTTTGACAGCAGGACACTTCCTCTAGAATG GTTTTGCTATATGAAGCCCGTGAACGGAAAATGTGAGATGCCAGAACAAAAGTTAGACAGTGGAGTTATCACGATATCTTCACAACGAACAGGTTATAACTGCAAGGAGAACTCAGCCGAAAGTGAGCATGAAGACGATCGTCAACCACTGAAAAGACTTAGAAGGGGAAGCAAAATCTAG